The Neurospora crassa OR74A linkage group I, whole genome shotgun sequence genome segment CTGCATCAACTCCTGCGCATATTTTTGCGCAGCTGCCGAGGCAGATGCGGCTGCCTCGGCGCTGGTGGGAGCCGCCTTGGTTGGTCCGACCTTGGGTGGCTTGAGTGAAGGTGTCGTAGCAGTAAGCTTCTTGGTCCTATCCTCGGCATCTGCTTGTTCGCGGGTAACAACAGGGATCTTGGAGATGTCGAAAGGCGCCTCGAATGTCGACCTGTCATCAGAAGTAACATACGTGACGAGCTGATGCTCGAAAAAGGGCAACGAGAACATGCTGTCTGTTGACATGTCAGTATGTGATCGCATCCGGCAAACGTAACATAAAGTAGACGAGAACTTACCATTCTTGACAAACCTGTTCGCAagctcatcctcttccttcatAAGCTTGAGGTTGAGAGCAGCACGATCGCGAacctcgtcatcaacatcatccagACACCTGGTGAGGAGAACCTCTACGCTGCGCTTGACTTCAGGATCTTTCTGGCCGACACCAAATTTGGCAAGGGCAGTGACCGCTGCGGCGCGCACAATGGAGTTCTCGAGAACCACCCGGTTGTAGATGTATCGGATGTACTTGGTAGGCTGGGATGTCTTGGGTCCCTCAAGACCGAGGAGGTGAAGGACACGGACTGCCAACTTGGTGAACTCGCAGTCCTCAATAAACTCGCACAGGTGAGCGAGAGCCTCCTCCTTAGATTCGGGGACGAACTTGATAAGATCGAACATGCTCTCCACCACGGCGCGCTTAAACTCATAGCCACCCTCATCGCGCAAAATACCACTGAGGAACTGGAGCATGCCGGCCTGCTTGCTGGGAAACTTGAGGCATAGAGTACGGATGGCTTCGACAATCGTAATCTTGAACTCATCGGTGATTTCAGACATGAAGCCAGAAATTTGCTTCATCAGACGATCCACGCTGGCCTCGTTTCCGGTCTTGAGTAGGGTAGTAATGGCAAAAGTAGCGATGGAGCGGTTGCTGTTGGAGATGAGGAGCTCAATGTCCGGGTTGCATACAGCAACGGCCGCCGGCTTGAACGAAGCGAAGTTGTGGAGAATGCGAAGAGCGGCGAACTTGGTGACAGCGCGGGGCGAGGTAAGGAAAAGTTGGAGGACATGGACTGCCTGGGTGACCTCAGCGTCGGTGACATCCCGCATATCGCAAATCGCCTTTGCGGCCTCGAAGTTGACCATTTCGCTCTTGTGCCTGAGCCAGCCATCCAGCAGCTGCATCATGGGCTTCCTAAGGTGTGGGTCTTCGTCGGCCAGCTGGGCGGCAAGACGGACGAGCAACATGAGAGCAGCGGGGTTCTTGACGGCACCGGGAGCACCGAACTGCTGGACCATCTTCACCAACGCCATCCTGTCGTGCATGCGCATCTGATAAAGCAAGCCAATGGCATGGTATTGGGTCATAGTCGAGCTGTTGATGGGCAGATCTCTGTTGGAAGATCCGAAACCGAGGGAGAAACCGCCGGTAGACTTGGTGTTAGCTGCCGCTTCCGAGGTCTCATTCTGCCACCGTTTGACGACGTCCTTGGCGACGGGGAGAAGGTGATATGACGATACGAGGGCGGCAGAGGATACTGAGGGGTTTCTGTCGACAATGGCCGTCTTCATGACACGCTCGATGGACTGT includes the following:
- a CDS encoding coatomer subunit gamma, which codes for MNYGKKDEDAETGLVKVDRTQVFQEARLFNNSPIQPRKCRILLTKIALLLYTGERFPTNEATTLFFGISKLFQNKDASLRQMVHLVIKELANSAEDIIMVTSTIMKDTGGSTDAIYRPNAIRALCRIIDATTVQSIERVMKTAIVDRNPSVSSAALVSSYHLLPVAKDVVKRWQNETSEAAANTKSTGGFSLGFGSSNRDLPINSSTMTQYHAIGLLYQMRMHDRMALVKMVQQFGAPGAVKNPAALMLLVRLAAQLADEDPHLRKPMMQLLDGWLRHKSEMVNFEAAKAICDMRDVTDAEVTQAVHVLQLFLTSPRAVTKFAALRILHNFASFKPAAVAVCNPDIELLISNSNRSIATFAITTLLKTGNEASVDRLMKQISGFMSEITDEFKITIVEAIRTLCLKFPSKQAGMLQFLSGILRDEGGYEFKRAVVESMFDLIKFVPESKEEALAHLCEFIEDCEFTKLAVRVLHLLGLEGPKTSQPTKYIRYIYNRVVLENSIVRAAAVTALAKFGVGQKDPEVKRSVEVLLTRCLDDVDDEVRDRAALNLKLMKEEDELANRFVKNDSMFSLPFFEHQLVTYVTSDDRSTFEAPFDISKIPVVTREQADAEDRTKKLTATTPSLKPPKVGPTKAAPTSAEAAASASAAAQKYAQELMQIPEMAEFGAVLKSSPVVELTEAETEYVVGVVKHIFKEHIVLQYEVKNTLPDTVLENVSVVATPAEEELEELFIIQAEKLETDVPGKVYVAFRKVSGEGSLPVSTFSNVLKFTSKEIDPSTGEPEETGYDDEYEVAEFDLAGSDYVIPVFASNFAHIWEQVGASGEEAEETLLLSSMKSISDATEQLAKTLSLQPLEGTDVPLNQTTHTLKLLGKTVNGGRVVANVRMAFSAKSGVTTKITVRSEEEGVAALIVASVA